ctcttgtgtccatatttggtcttgttcctgtccttgttaagtgtgattattagttaagtgttgtccagccgtgttttggtatttatcagtgattgtcatgtgtatttagttcctgcctgtttagttagatttcgtctggtctactcgttattccccggtgttcctgtctgtgtgaaccttgccttgtcttgccctgtcctgccctgccctgccctgccctgccctgtcctgatgtcctcattaaagactattattttgaagttactcctcgtctgcgtgttcctcgttcctccctgctgtgtgcaccgtgacaatacacagaattaagttcaattacataagaagtaactgtaattaaattacagaaaaaataggagtaatcccttactttactttttcaagggaaaagtaattagttacacccaacactggttaAACTGATACAGTTTAAAACAATTCCCAGCCCCATTCACATATTTAGCTAAATAAACAGCGTTTTCGTTGCTTtaggttttagtcattttaacttgTCCTACTTGATACACAATTGCATAGCTTTGAGTTATGAATGTCAGTtatacttatatttatttatttatttggcacaCTTCTTTGTCCAAATTGACATACTGTACAGTGCATTTAGGATTTACATTTATGAGTATTTATATATCCTGAAAATTAAACGGTGAGACTTTCACAGATAGTTTGATGTTCAAAATACTTTAAGAATCTAATGTATTTATGACAGGCTGACGCTGCGGGATCTTGGTCCATGGGCTGCCCACATGCGTTGGGTGGTCTGGGTGATGGCATCTGGAGGAACTGCCTATGTGTTCTTCTTCCATGAAAGGTATGCATGTGTTAAGAGTATAAAGATAATCATCAATAATGATTAAGAGTGTTTGTTTCTAAATTTTAGATTTGCAAAATTAGATTCTTGAAAGAAATAGCATTGATTTTTCTAATTTGTTGATTACAGTaccctgcatcatatttgctgaatgaaatcaAACACTTGTTTCTTACTAATTTTGAGGTGCTGATTCCAAAACTAGTGTCGTTTATTTGCTCTCACGTTTTCCCACAAAATATGATGTGCAtttcatagatttttttttctttcgacAACCATTTGCAAGGTGAAGAAGTCTTGTATTGTAAGCAGAAAAACTGCCACAAAGACATGATTCCTTTCTTTCTCTGAGCAAGTTACAACTGTTTGCTCAATTCTCAGCTGATTTTCACGTGTGATTGATTCTGAAGACATCATTTTATGCCTAAACCCGATTTCCACTTTTTCCACTGCTTTGCAGATTGTAAGTTAAATAGTATTTTGAAtacacattttttgttattaaaatgacttttgactgcttttgttattttgataagtgcattaaaggattagttcatacaaaaatgaaaatattctgAAAATGCACTCACTCTCAATCTATCCAATATGTAGATTGAAACAGGTTCGGAGAAATTTAGCTTGACATCACTAGTTTACCAGTGCTGTGGGAGtacattttcagtatttttgggCGAACAATTCCCTTAAACCTGAGACATACAATTtgaaaaatcttgaaaaaaattcCAATAGACATCATTTGAAATGCATGGCTGCTTGAAGATGCATGACTGTTATCTTTTTCCTGTAATGATACAAAAACACCTCGAACATTTTCTGTGTTTAAGGTGAACATGTTTCTTGCGTCCTTTGTGTTACAGGTTTAAAGTTGTAGAGTTGATCTGTTACATAGCAATGGGTGTTTTCCCCGCTCTTGTCATCCTCTCTATGGTAAGAAAATTAATGCTTGTTAATTGAAAATGCTATGACAGACTAattagaaattaattaaatgtctgtctgttttctttATAGGCAGACAGGTCAGGTCTGTGTGAGCTGTTGGTTGGTGGCGGGTTTTATGTGTTGGGCATGGTGTTCTTTAAAAGTGATGGAGTAGTGCCCTTTGCTCACGCTATATGGCACCTGTTTGTTGCAATGGGAGCAGGCATCCATTACTATGCCATCTGGAAGTACCTGTACacacctgtcaatcaaccaACCAGTACGGCCCGgtgacacacacatgcatacacctAACCACAAAatcaattaatatatatttgtcacTAAAGTGCTACTAAAGCATAAGcagtattgtttatttgttctgttgTATTTTTGCTAGCGAACGGTTTGACTGATGTCATTCTTGTCACTTATTAATAGGTCTTTAACTAGCACATACAACAGAAATTACATCTAGCCTTTGTGAGACTGCAGGCAGCAGGGGTCATTTTGGACCTGAGGCCGTGTGGATCCAGAACAAGAACGTTTCTAGAAAACTATGGACGTATTACATGAAGGTttacagtttgttttaaaagtgaAGGTAAAATCACTGCCAGATATTTGTAAAAACACTCATCCTGGATAGTAATTACTTGACGACAGTTTAAAGGTTTTTCTGTAGTGTCTTTAAACCGATTTGGGATTATTCCACTGTAATTCTGCCACTGCCAGTGTGGAGATTGTCTTATTCCTGTCAGAAATATGAGTACATTTCGTATTACTGTACACGGTATCAATTCTCCATGCTTCTAGTCTAGTGCTAGTCTGTTGCATTTTTGGATATGTAATGTCTTTGGAAAATGCCACAAGTGCTTGATGACTAtgtccagggaaagatttgccTGGACCGATCATCTGATTTCATGGTTTAATTGAAAAGTTCAGGCTCTCATATTAtgattgtgctttttttttttttttgtgtgactTTGAAATGTTTCATGTGGTAACgtgtatttattgattttaatcaAGTCAAagtat
The genomic region above belongs to Onychostoma macrolepis isolate SWU-2019 chromosome 01, ASM1243209v1, whole genome shotgun sequence and contains:
- the LOC131547002 gene encoding monocyte to macrophage differentiation factor 2 isoform X1 — encoded protein: MKLVSSFLFFRFMNNRAPSNKRYQPTEYEHAANCATHALWIIPSIVGGILLFLLSDDHWEEISAWLYGAGLSSLFIISTVFHTISWKKAHLRSVEHCFHMCDRMVIYFFIAASYTPWLTLRDLGPWAAHMRWVVWVMASGGTAYVFFFHERFKVVELICYIAMGVFPALVILSMADRSGLCELLVGGGFYVLGMVFFKSDGVVPFAHAIWHLFVAMGAGIHYYAIWKYLYTPVNQPTSTAR
- the LOC131547002 gene encoding monocyte to macrophage differentiation factor 2 isoform X4, producing MNNRAPSNKRYQPTEYEHAANCATHALWIIPSIVGGILLFLLSDDHWEEISAWLYGAGLSSLFIISTVFHTISWKKAHLRSVEHCFHMCDRMVIYFFIAASYTPWLTLRDLGPWAAHMRWVVWVMASGGTAYVFFFHERFKVVELICYIAMGVFPALVILSMADRSGLCELLVGGGFYVLGMVFFKSDGVVPFAHAIWHLFVAMGAGIHYYAIWKYLYTPVNQPTSTAR
- the LOC131547002 gene encoding monocyte to macrophage differentiation factor 2 isoform X2 is translated as MKLVSSFLFFRFMNNRAPSNKRYQPTEYEHAANCATHALWIIPSIVGGILLFLLSDDHWEEISAWLYGAGLSSLFIISTVFHTISWKKAHLRSVEHCFHMCDRMVIYFFIAASYTPWLTLRDLGPWAAHMRWVVWVMASGGTAYVFFFHERFKVVELICYIAMGVFPALVILSMADRSGLCELLVGGGFYVLGMVFFKSDGVVPFAHAIWHLFVAMGAGIHYYAIWKYLYTPVNQPTSL
- the LOC131547002 gene encoding monocyte to macrophage differentiation factor 2 isoform X3, whose product is MKLVRFMNNRAPSNKRYQPTEYEHAANCATHALWIIPSIVGGILLFLLSDDHWEEISAWLYGAGLSSLFIISTVFHTISWKKAHLRSVEHCFHMCDRMVIYFFIAASYTPWLTLRDLGPWAAHMRWVVWVMASGGTAYVFFFHERFKVVELICYIAMGVFPALVILSMADRSGLCELLVGGGFYVLGMVFFKSDGVVPFAHAIWHLFVAMGAGIHYYAIWKYLYTPVNQPTSTAR